A genomic stretch from Microbacterium proteolyticum includes:
- a CDS encoding thiolase family protein, with protein MPASFVYDAVRTPFARHGKAFADVRPDDLAATVMASVVERTGIDPARIEDVIFGDANQAGEDNRNVARFAALLAGFPSSVPGTTINRLCGSSLDAVIQGSRAIEAGDADIILAGGVESMTRAPFVVEKSPRPFPAANQTMWNTSIGWRMTNPRLRKDWTISNGESAEKLAQIYDVSREEQDAFAARSHRLAAAAWAEGRFADEIVQVEGHELARDEGIRDDSTAEVLAGLRPAFQKDGTVTAGNSSPINDGASAVLLGAEGALDAEPLARIAGRAAFGNDPDVFGVAPVEAANRALARAGRSWSDVSFVELNEAFASQSLACAKLWTELDPSTLNENGGAIAIGHPLGASGGRIIARAAHELKRRGGGVAVTAICIGVGQGLAVVLER; from the coding sequence ATGCCCGCATCCTTCGTGTACGACGCCGTGCGCACTCCGTTCGCGCGGCACGGCAAGGCGTTCGCCGACGTACGCCCCGACGATCTCGCCGCCACCGTCATGGCATCCGTCGTCGAGCGCACCGGGATCGACCCCGCGCGCATCGAGGACGTGATCTTCGGCGACGCGAACCAGGCCGGCGAGGACAACCGCAACGTCGCGCGCTTCGCCGCTCTGCTCGCGGGCTTTCCGTCGTCGGTGCCCGGCACGACGATCAACCGCCTGTGCGGTTCGTCGCTGGATGCCGTGATCCAGGGTTCGCGCGCCATCGAGGCCGGCGATGCCGACATCATCCTCGCCGGCGGCGTCGAGTCGATGACCCGCGCGCCCTTCGTGGTGGAGAAGAGCCCGCGGCCCTTCCCCGCCGCGAACCAGACGATGTGGAACACCTCGATCGGCTGGCGCATGACCAACCCGCGGCTGCGGAAGGACTGGACGATCTCGAACGGCGAGAGCGCCGAGAAGCTCGCCCAGATCTACGACGTCTCGCGTGAGGAGCAGGATGCCTTCGCCGCCCGCAGCCACCGCCTGGCCGCCGCCGCGTGGGCCGAGGGCCGGTTCGCCGACGAGATCGTGCAGGTCGAGGGGCACGAGCTGGCCCGTGACGAGGGCATCCGCGACGACTCGACCGCCGAGGTACTCGCGGGCCTGCGCCCGGCGTTCCAGAAGGACGGCACCGTGACGGCCGGCAACTCCTCGCCCATCAACGACGGCGCCTCGGCGGTGCTGCTCGGGGCGGAGGGAGCCCTGGATGCCGAGCCCCTGGCGCGCATCGCCGGTCGGGCCGCGTTCGGCAACGACCCCGACGTGTTCGGCGTCGCCCCGGTCGAGGCCGCGAACCGCGCGCTCGCCCGCGCGGGCCGGTCGTGGAGCGACGTGTCGTTCGTCGAGCTCAACGAGGCGTTCGCGTCGCAGTCCCTCGCGTGCGCGAAGCTGTGGACCGAGCTCGACCCGTCGACGCTGAACGAGAACGGCGGCGCGATCGCGATCGGACACCCGCTCGGCGCTTCCGGTGGGCGCATCATCGCCCGCGCCGCGCACGAGCTGAAGCGCCGCGGCGGCGGCGTCGCGGTCACGGCGATCTGCATCGGCGTGGGCCAGGGCCTCGCGGTGGTGCTGGAGCGCTGA
- a CDS encoding C-glycoside deglycosidase beta subunit domain-containing protein: MPNGLIHDDSLRAHPEGLALRLTIPWYRSLWLSSVTTLDLTVDGEQVDADDLRVEFGDASYRLDELPQQSERLWFLQEHPLLVARRPEPVALGETHDVVLHGELRLPYMQIAPGQDGGPGLYVPNVVHDVKPLTVVDADATPPALVSDVTPPPPAADDDPFRLGLTLYSASAEFRAGYYDFDGLLDRVAELGIGPGIEIVASQVLPTYPVVSDAFVDTWRAAFDRHGFVASSFGANLDMGRRRDRDMTPDEEFAFSKLMFEGAKKLGFPLVRIQSAKPELLRRLLPIAEDLELKLAYEIHAPMGPNAEPILRVRETYAELDSPLLGFVADFSSTMHAMSPTLLRAVQRAGLDEEAVAKLQEIWTTDATMQARQQEFIAYLRGRDFDPGRLGAFAHLAFNMHGHVDPREWADIMPQILHVHAKFYDIDDAGQEPAIDYPELVRVFVEGGYRGFWSSEWEGHAFAELGEVDPLLLVRRQHDLIRASMRAVTAGV; encoded by the coding sequence ATGCCCAACGGACTCATTCACGACGACAGCCTGCGCGCGCACCCCGAGGGACTCGCGCTGCGGCTCACGATCCCCTGGTACCGGAGCCTCTGGCTGTCGTCGGTGACGACGCTCGACCTGACCGTCGACGGCGAGCAGGTGGATGCCGACGACCTCCGCGTCGAGTTCGGTGACGCCTCGTACCGACTCGACGAACTCCCGCAGCAGAGCGAACGGCTCTGGTTCCTGCAGGAGCACCCCCTCCTCGTCGCCCGCCGCCCCGAGCCGGTCGCCCTCGGCGAGACCCACGACGTCGTGCTGCACGGCGAGCTGCGCCTGCCGTACATGCAGATCGCCCCCGGGCAGGACGGCGGGCCGGGGCTCTACGTGCCGAACGTCGTGCACGACGTGAAACCCCTTACGGTCGTCGATGCGGATGCCACGCCCCCGGCGCTCGTGTCCGACGTCACGCCCCCGCCGCCGGCCGCCGACGACGATCCGTTCCGCCTCGGCCTGACGCTGTACTCGGCGAGCGCGGAGTTCCGCGCCGGCTACTACGACTTCGACGGGCTGCTGGACCGGGTGGCGGAGCTGGGGATCGGCCCGGGCATCGAGATCGTGGCATCCCAGGTGCTGCCGACCTACCCGGTCGTCTCCGACGCGTTCGTCGACACGTGGCGCGCGGCGTTCGACCGGCACGGCTTCGTCGCCAGCTCGTTCGGCGCGAATCTCGACATGGGGCGGCGTCGCGACCGCGACATGACGCCCGACGAGGAGTTCGCGTTCTCGAAGCTCATGTTCGAGGGGGCGAAGAAGCTGGGCTTCCCGCTCGTGCGCATCCAGAGCGCCAAGCCCGAGCTGCTGCGTCGCCTGCTGCCGATCGCCGAAGACCTCGAGCTGAAGCTCGCGTACGAGATCCACGCCCCGATGGGGCCGAACGCCGAGCCGATTCTGCGCGTGCGCGAGACGTACGCCGAGCTCGACTCGCCCCTGCTCGGCTTCGTCGCCGACTTCTCGTCGACCATGCACGCCATGTCGCCGACGCTGCTGCGGGCCGTGCAGCGCGCCGGGCTCGACGAGGAGGCGGTCGCGAAGCTGCAGGAGATCTGGACGACGGATGCCACGATGCAGGCGCGCCAGCAGGAGTTCATCGCGTACCTGCGCGGACGGGACTTCGACCCGGGCCGCCTCGGTGCCTTCGCGCACCTCGCGTTCAACATGCACGGCCACGTCGACCCGCGCGAGTGGGCCGACATCATGCCGCAGATCCTGCACGTGCACGCGAAGTTCTACGACATCGACGACGCGGGGCAGGAACCGGCCATCGACTACCCGGAGCTCGTGCGGGTGTTCGTCGAGGGCGGCTACCGCGGCTTCTGGTCGAGCGAGTGGGAGGGTCACGCCTTCGCCGAACTCGGCGAGGTCGACCCGCTGCTCTTGGTCAGGCGCCAGCACGACCTCATCCGCGCGTCGATGCGGGCGGTGACGGCGGGGGTCTGA
- a CDS encoding 3-oxoacid CoA-transferase subunit B has translation MTTRISRRDLAARLASDIPEGAVVNLGIGAPTLVADYLPEGLEIVLHTENGMLGMGPAPERGRVDPDLINAGKQPVTALAGAAYFHHADSFAMMRGGHLDVCVLGAFQVSATGDLANWSTGEPGAIPAVGGAMDLAIGAKDVYVMTDLLTKGGEPKLVEVCTYPLTGVGCVSRVYTDHGVFDVTPDGFRVRELFGDNTHDEIEALLGLELEA, from the coding sequence GTGACCACCCGCATCTCCCGGCGCGACCTCGCCGCCCGACTGGCATCCGACATTCCCGAGGGCGCCGTCGTGAACCTGGGCATCGGGGCGCCCACCCTCGTGGCCGACTACTTGCCCGAAGGCCTCGAGATCGTGCTGCACACCGAGAACGGCATGCTCGGTATGGGCCCGGCGCCCGAGCGAGGGCGGGTGGATCCGGATCTCATCAACGCGGGCAAGCAGCCGGTCACGGCGCTCGCCGGAGCCGCATACTTCCACCACGCCGACTCGTTCGCGATGATGCGCGGCGGGCACCTCGACGTGTGCGTGCTGGGGGCGTTCCAGGTGTCGGCGACCGGCGACCTCGCCAACTGGTCGACGGGCGAGCCCGGGGCCATCCCGGCGGTGGGCGGCGCGATGGACCTCGCCATCGGCGCGAAGGACGTCTACGTCATGACCGACCTGCTGACGAAGGGCGGCGAGCCCAAGCTCGTCGAGGTGTGCACCTACCCCCTCACCGGCGTCGGATGCGTCTCGCGCGTCTACACCGACCACGGCGTCTTCGACGTCACGCCTGACGGCTTCCGCGTGCGCGAGCTGTTCGGCGACAACACGCATGACGAGATCGAGGCGCTGCTCGGTCTGGAACTGGAGGCCTGA
- a CDS encoding C-glycoside deglycosidase beta subunit domain-containing protein yields the protein MLLERDLIQSVGFRNVREGGEITGFQFRVRMPSYRGMAASLIDGIGVRIPGLVDVAPDVPLWTLQGGTYTLAELWDGDGVRWPLEDAAIITVPLPGGLPDGVHELSIELRLRMSYIPQEHQPSTYRVTKHVTLAPEAPGAPFRYGVSLYSYMSDFGTVMDLETAMASIADLGATGLEILGEAHVPNYPNPTDAWVEQWFALLEKYGLEPTNMGSWIDTRLHSSGPNGRDMTVEEGTAALQRDLRLAKRLGFRFVRPKIGVVSGDLVPHPIWTEVVEASLPLAEELDVIICPEIHSPTPIKHEVVDDYIALIHRTGTKHFGLLLDTGIFQDRPIPLKPGELPGQRPAFLDGIHVDPNDVFDVIENVVFIQAKFHDIDEELDDKQIPWEPVLKALKDAGYTGYLSSEYEGEREPWRSIEQVRRQHSLIRQIADRI from the coding sequence ATGCTTCTCGAAAGAGACCTCATCCAGTCCGTCGGCTTCCGCAACGTCCGCGAGGGCGGTGAGATCACCGGCTTCCAGTTCCGCGTCCGGATGCCGTCGTACCGCGGCATGGCGGCCTCGCTGATCGACGGCATCGGCGTCCGCATCCCGGGTCTGGTCGACGTCGCGCCCGACGTGCCGCTGTGGACCCTGCAGGGCGGGACCTACACGCTCGCCGAGCTGTGGGACGGCGACGGCGTGCGCTGGCCGCTCGAGGACGCCGCGATCATCACCGTGCCGCTTCCCGGTGGTCTGCCCGACGGGGTGCACGAGTTGTCGATCGAGCTGCGGCTGCGGATGTCGTACATCCCGCAGGAGCACCAGCCGAGCACCTACCGGGTCACCAAGCACGTCACGCTCGCGCCCGAGGCACCCGGCGCCCCGTTCCGATACGGCGTCTCGCTCTACAGCTACATGAGCGATTTCGGCACGGTCATGGACCTCGAGACCGCCATGGCCTCGATCGCCGACCTGGGGGCGACGGGCCTGGAGATCCTCGGCGAAGCGCACGTGCCGAACTACCCGAACCCCACCGACGCGTGGGTCGAGCAGTGGTTCGCCCTGCTCGAGAAGTACGGGCTCGAGCCCACCAACATGGGCTCGTGGATCGACACGCGCCTGCACTCCAGCGGCCCGAACGGCCGTGACATGACGGTCGAGGAGGGCACGGCGGCCCTGCAGCGCGACCTGCGCCTGGCCAAGCGCCTGGGCTTCCGTTTCGTGCGACCCAAGATCGGGGTCGTCTCGGGCGATCTCGTCCCGCACCCGATCTGGACCGAGGTCGTCGAGGCATCCCTCCCGCTCGCCGAAGAGCTCGACGTCATCATCTGCCCCGAGATCCACTCACCGACCCCCATCAAGCACGAGGTCGTCGACGACTACATCGCCCTCATCCACCGCACCGGTACGAAGCACTTCGGCCTGCTGCTGGACACCGGCATCTTCCAGGACCGCCCGATTCCGCTGAAGCCCGGTGAGCTGCCGGGCCAGCGCCCGGCGTTCCTCGACGGCATCCACGTCGACCCGAACGATGTGTTCGACGTGATCGAGAACGTCGTGTTCATCCAGGCGAAGTTCCACGACATCGACGAGGAGCTCGACGACAAGCAGATCCCCTGGGAGCCGGTGCTGAAGGCCCTCAAGGACGCGGGCTACACCGGCTACCTCTCCAGCGAGTACGAGGGAGAGCGTGAGCCGTGGCGCTCCATCGAGCAGGTGCGCCGCCAACACTCGCTCATCCGCCAGATCGCCGACCGGATCTGA
- a CDS encoding LysR family transcriptional regulator has translation MTDHATLSRLDLNLLVALDALLTERSVTRAAESLHLSQPALSASLSRLRTHFNDQILARRGNTYELTPFAIRLTDHTSTALEAARRVFESQASWSPSESAREFSIYGSDYGFVTVGTIVSQLAAERAPGVRFRFMLHNPGIVEDAATRLRSADAMVIPHGPVSDLPYLDLWQDDWLAVVADDNDAVGDELTMQNLADMPWVLTFQSRSAFTSAARQIQQLGVEPHIEVVLESFLSVGHFISGTRRVGLVQSALAPHLLRIGGIRVVPLPFVATPIVSALWWHPSHNRDPEHEWMRGLFAEAGRVIAAGHAPH, from the coding sequence GTGACCGATCATGCGACGCTCTCGCGCCTCGACCTCAACCTCCTCGTCGCGCTCGACGCCCTGCTCACGGAGCGCAGCGTCACGCGCGCGGCGGAAAGCCTGCACCTCAGCCAGCCCGCCCTCAGCGCCTCACTCTCGCGCCTGCGTACGCACTTCAACGACCAGATCCTCGCGCGTCGGGGCAACACCTACGAGCTGACCCCGTTCGCGATCCGTCTCACCGACCACACGAGCACGGCCCTCGAGGCCGCCCGGCGCGTCTTCGAGAGTCAGGCGTCGTGGTCGCCGTCGGAGTCCGCGCGGGAGTTCTCGATCTACGGGTCGGACTACGGTTTCGTCACCGTCGGCACGATCGTGTCGCAACTCGCCGCCGAGCGCGCGCCCGGGGTGCGCTTCCGCTTCATGCTGCACAATCCCGGCATCGTCGAAGACGCGGCGACCCGACTGCGATCGGCCGATGCGATGGTGATCCCCCACGGGCCGGTCTCGGACCTGCCCTACCTCGACCTCTGGCAGGACGACTGGCTCGCCGTCGTCGCCGACGACAACGACGCCGTCGGCGACGAGCTCACGATGCAGAACCTGGCCGACATGCCGTGGGTGCTGACCTTCCAGTCGCGCTCGGCCTTCACCTCGGCCGCTCGACAGATCCAGCAGCTCGGCGTCGAGCCGCACATCGAGGTCGTGCTGGAGAGCTTCCTGTCGGTCGGTCACTTCATCAGCGGCACACGCCGCGTCGGACTGGTGCAGTCGGCCCTGGCCCCGCACCTGCTGCGCATCGGCGGGATCCGCGTGGTGCCGCTGCCGTTCGTGGCGACTCCCATCGTGAGCGCGCTGTGGTGGCATCCCTCGCACAACCGGGATCCCGAGCACGAGTGGATGCGCGGCCTCTTCGCCGAGGCCGGTCGCGTGATCGCCGCGGGCCACGCGCCACACTGA